The Pecten maximus chromosome 17, xPecMax1.1, whole genome shotgun sequence DNA segment GCTACCTCAATTAAAAACACGAAGAACTCTGACACAAAACACATCAAACAGACGATTATTATTGCAAAAACAGCTAACATAATGTCGCCGATTGGTACTCAGAATAACGACAAAACTGCAATTTCTAGCCGGGGAAGTGGAGGTGTTCAAAACTCGTCTCCTCCGAGAAATCTCGCAATCTCCTCCACCAGAAATCGAATACTCCAAGCTGGAAATCGCAGACCATTTCGGAGAAACAATGGTCAAGCGTCGCCCGCTGCATCAAGAGCCGGGAGTCAAATGAATGGCAGATTAGGAGCTTCCGGTCGAGGTGTAGGAAGTCGTGGTTTCGGAAACAGACATCCAAGTAGTCTCGGACACCAAGGTTAGCGATTTTATAAGGAATTTGTTTCGTTCTTTCAAAGGCAATAAAACTATGTTTGAGTCCATATTATAATAGTAACGTTTAGAATTCGTGCATtagtttattttacaattatttctAGTAATGCTATGTAGCTCACTACATGTATAGGATATCTTCTCAAAATCAGTTTGCATATTATAAGGAAAGTTTTACTTTCAAAAAATAGTTTCAAGGATTTTCTAGtctaaaaacacatttcaaaccaAATTAACTTTTCCGTTTGTTTGTAGGAAGCCTTGGCAGTCGTTTTGGTAACTCAGGTGGACATGGAAGCTCATTGGGGGGACACGGAGGTTCACATGGTGGACAAGGAGGTCAATTTGGAGGAAATGGAGGTTCGATGAGTGGACGTGGAGGTTCATTTGGTGGAAATGGAGGTTCAACGGGAGGACATGGAGGTTCATTTGGTGGAAATGGGGGCTCACTTGGAGGACATGGAGGTTCATTTGGTGGAAATGGGGGCTCACTTGGAGGACATGGAGGTTCATTTGGTGGAAATGGAGGTTCAACGGGAGGACATGGAGGTTCATTTGGTGGAAATGGGGGCTCACTTGGAGGACACGGAGGTTCATTTGGTGGAAATGGGGGCTCACTTGGAGGGCATGGAGGTTCATTTGGTGGAAATGGGGCTTCCATGGGAGGACATGGAGGTTCATTTGGTGGAAATGGGGGCTCACTTGGAGGACATGGAGGTTCATTTGGTGGAAATGGGGGTCCATTAGGAGGACGTGGTGGAGTTGAAAATCACGGTAGCAATACGGGAGGTCACGGTGTAGGATCATCATCTGGAATAGCTCATGGAGGATCACATCCTTCTAATCACGCCTCTCCTCAAAATAACTTCAGATCTGTTCAGAACAATTTAGGTCAGTCCGGTTCTAGTTCAAACTTTAATATTGCTGATATGCTTCTTTCTGGACTGGGAGTAGCATCGAGTTCGCCTAACCTTTTGGCCTTAATGTCCAGTGGAACCCTCAATGCTGGGGGAGGAACGAACGGGATGGCCTCGAATGCTGCAACGGTCCCTGATTTGACTGGTTTGTTCCGAGGGAAAGAGGGAGCAACGTTGTTAAACAGTCTCGTGCAGAACATTATTGGAAACGGTGGCGGAATGGGGGTCACGGCGCCTTCAGTAATGACCGGACCTACATCACTTCCGATGATTTCACATGTCGGCAGTGGCGCACAAGCGAGTAAAACTGTTTCCGCAGGTGGCGGACAACACGCGCCTATTATCATAGAAGCTGGTAGTAATATACAGGTCGGTTTTCGACACACTAACGGGGGTccaaatattgttataaaatcaGCAGCGACGACAACTCCGCCTCCCACTTTTCTTGCCTCGGCAACAGCGATGAATTTACCTGCATTAGGCATGGAATTAGGAGAAGAATTACCTTGATCAAGGCAGAGCAAAGTAATTGGTTTTAATATATTGTCCTTTTCTCAAAGGGATACATTTATATCCTCCCTTCAAAAGGCGAGAGAAATGACGGCAGGGAACAAATATGTCCGGTGGGCGCTCTTTGTTAACATAATAATGCGTTAACTCTCTGCTCGGGGAACACAACCACTGGTTCCTAATTTTGCGTTTGGTTACATTATCGAACACATTTACAATCATAtctttgtttttgcttttttatgTTGATTAAAAGATTAAAAGTGATATGATTATTTAGATAACTaaacattaaaaagaaaaaagatgaaatataatccttttttttttggctttatgatataattgttttaattcacACAGGGTCAACTTTATTATCATTGTAAGATCATTCACTTATCATTGTGTCGTGTCTTTCAATGTTCTTTTGCAAACGCCTATCCCACGTTACTTTCGATTTACCTAATGTTCCCAACCCTACGTCATATTCCCCATTGCTCTATAGTTTTCATCTATTTTTAGCATCTGGAGTGCTGTATTGATATAATTACGGTGTATTTGTATACGTGCAATTGTAAAGTGATATGTAAAAATATGGACGGAGAATAATGTGAgtaatgaaaacaatatcagatctgtaaatatatttacatacttatataaatgtatatatgaacATTTGTTGATCGAattaacatgtatatcatatatttacttGATGTAAAACCGGTTTTAAACATAGATTTAATGGTTTAGATAGGTTGATGATATTGTTGATGTGTAATAGGTTGATCATCTTCTGCGATGATTTGTTATGCTTATGGTTTAACGCCCATTAAAATTTTTCCGAAGATACAATATCTCATCTTATAAGTGTACGTTTTgctaaaaaatagaaaataaatagacTGATTATGATCGACTGACAAGttgtatattttcatacaaTTCCAAAAGTTctatgaattatatttttaccacttgtttgaaattaaatttgataaatcgCAAATTTTATTACAACGATCTCGTATCCGTCATCATGTGtaattgttttacaaatatcTTAGCGATCACTTTTAGGGCGCATTGTTTTCGGTATATGTTTTGCAATGCTAATTACTGCATTATTTGTGATATAAGGTATGTATGCGGGCCATGGCTTGTCGATGGTAAACTAATATATCTCAAATGTCGTTGTTTGTTATACATCCAAGATAAATCCCATTAAGACATTAGCTATATAGTTTTACAAGTACGTCCAAGGTAAATGTATCGTTACCATTTCTAGGTCACTGGACTTCGGGAAGAATTTATCAATAGATAGTAACCcttaatgaaaatatatcaaatattatatttcttacGTTGTGTTACAGCCTTATTTAAAGATATCCATGTTTATGTGTTAACTTATAATGAAtacaagaaaataataaaattctTCGATATCATTTTCAGTGCCAGTTACAAAATTCCTCACAATTTAAAACCTCCACATCCTTGATGTTACGTGATAGTAAATGGTAggaatatcaaacaatatacaGCTTAAAAGGTATTGTACCAAATATGTCATACTACGAACAAAAATGGAACgatatatctatcaaattattttgttgaGGACAAAAGTGCTTTAATCCATAGTAATGCATGGAATACATCTATATGTTATTGACATTGTACAAACATAACATATTGAAGATTATTTATCTTGTAATAACTATTCTACATTAGAATGTCTAAACTATTATCAAGCAACTAATCAATGTTGCAATAATCATTATCTTACACTTATCTTTATAGCTTAGCTTAATTTCTGAGTTTTTGagtcatacaacagtcaatACACTTTTGGAGGGCAGTGAGTTactataaattgataaaaaaggAAGATATGTTATCTACCGAAGAACGTCAAAATGTCAACGATgtaattaatatctatcaaagAAGCTTTGAATTAAATAGAAAGAAccaaaccagaaaaaaaaacattaaaagaaTAATTAAAGCTGTAGATGAcggaatttttttttgaattcGATTGAACATGTGATCTGAATATTAAGAAAATGCGTTTcgtatcaattatatatttgtacttTGAAGCTAGATCATGGATTTAAACATAGATCacatattgtttaaaatgtttctcTTGTATATGACTATATAATTGATTGTTGAGGCTCGCTTTATTTAATCCCAAGTTATTCGTATCGCGAGAAATtgattatataagaaatatcTATTTCTGTGCTAGTGAAAGTTATTGATATGAAGCATATACAGTATGTACTTTTTTTAAAGGctgatacactgtatgtgtgttGAAGTCTGTTCTGCACGTGTACTCATTAGTCTGACAAACAAGGTATACTATTGATATTGTAAATGCCAATACGTTCAATAGAAAATGTTTTGCatatcaataaaacataaaaacattGAATGTTAAAACCATAGAAAAGTTTCGGTTGAAATGTTGCTGCTAAAAATGCATTCTTCTCGGTTTAATAATTTTTGCAAAACCGCAAAAATTTGGACCAATGAAAATcacaacatttacaatattacagttaacaatGGATAACACCAGACAAAAGTATGTCGATGATacaggtgttttttttaattgcacaACACGCCAATTGTCACTTCCCTATTTCATTTTCCCTCACAGGGGATTATCtcagatattttatatattcttatgtgtatgtgtgagcAAATGTTTACTTCTATATAATTATGGGTTATGAAAATGTACAGTGTGAACTGTAATAAAATcacgttttatataaaacattgctttttttgtattattatttgtatgtgtagctcaaaattatttctttattattcCGCCGTGGTTTAtgtatattgactgtaccccacaaattgtacaaaagacacacaagatgtgaaaacatatttaaaaaagagTTATATACAACCCAACCAAGATTATCAacctgcatcatacagctgttatgCCTTTCTATGACTGATTAGTGATTCTAGGGTCTAAGGTGTAAGACGAGGCGACCAATTAAGCCCGAAATAGGTCGACCGAAATGCATGGGAATGCTGAAAACATCTATACTTCAATAACTGTAATGATTTtcgatattttatttcaaagacCATTAAGTACACGATCAGTTTTATCTAATcctattttttctttaattagaAACAACATTCCAGAATTTCAAAAACGGAGTACTTCTGAACACTTTCTCAAAGCCATTAAACAGTTGATATTTCACGTCCCCCAGTTAATTTACAATTGATTGATAACAATACTCTGTCCTTGTGTCCACTCTTTGTTCTCGCCTTATTTTTTTGATCTATTGGAGCTTGGTTGATTGGAGCCTGGTCACTTTCCGTTACTAGTGACACGTGACTATATAAAGTAATAATACGTATGTTTTTATGTAGCCAAGATTATTTTAGGGACAATAGCCCTTTATTCTCtatgtaaataaatgaaaaccCGCAAACTATTTCATTATATTGTACCAAAGACATATTAAAGTACTGGGCATATAAAAAGAATTATATGAACGACCGACAAGAGAGTAGCACCTTTCATAGCAAAATAAGAGATTAATCAGTAGAGCGAAAATGAATTCATCACAACCATTAGGCTGTTTCCTCCGGCTAGAACTTTTAAATGCTGCTAAATCCCTAAAGTGTATATCCTATGAGGCAACCGAAAACTGTAAACAAATAAcgaaaatgtcaatatttggATAGGAAGTAGAAAAAGactcatttacaaatatattaaaacattaaatcaGGAAACATATTCCTCGCCCTTAATATATTCCTATATTACAGACATGACAAAGACCAAATTGCTTTAAACTGCGTGAATATTTGGTggttattaaaaacaaaaacaaaaacaaaatgaacgGTATCGACGTTTTGAGAAACAAGCCTCCAATGATGATATGCCGCCGTTTAACTGTGAAATCATATTAATGACCATTCGTTGTTAAATACAATAATAAGGAATGTCAGCTTTATGATAAGAAAATGTTAAAAGGAtgtaattaaaatgaaatatttgatgtGATTAAAACCTGTCTGAAACTGAATAGGGCATGACAAACTCAATTTGTTTGGAACCGTGGTTTTTGACGATGTTACTGAATAGAATTGATTTGTAGCTTGATAACCTGTCGGA contains these protein-coding regions:
- the LOC117315543 gene encoding glycine-rich cell wall structural protein 1-like isoform X3, which produces MNLILPIFLFFGVFLALCDYSDALRNTRTSRYDPRRSRLQAMRNPLARSALRARRPTSGSRRASQLRVMSRRRGGVNAATSIKNTKNSDTKHIKQTIIIAKTANIMSPIGTQNNDKTAISSRGSGGVQNSSPPRNLAISSTRNRILQAGNRRPFRRNNGQASPAASRAGSQMNGRLGASGRGVGSRGFGNRHPSSLGHQGSLGSRFGNSGGHGSSLGGHGGSHGGQGGQFGGNGGSMSGRGGSFGGNGGSTGGHGGSFGGNGGSLGGHGGSFGGNGGSLGGHGGSFGGNGGSLGGHGGSFGGNGGSLGGHGGSFGGNGASMGGHGGSFGGNGGSLGGHGGSFGGNGGPLGGRGGVENHGSNTGGHGVGSSSGIAHGGSHPSNHASPQNNFRSVQNNLGQSGSSSNFNIADMLLSGLGVASSSPNLLALMSSGTLNAGGGTNGMASNAATVPDLTGLFRGKEGATLLNSLVQNIIGNGGGMGVTAPSVMTGPTSLPMISHVGSGAQASKTVSAGGGQHAPIIIEAGSNIQVGFRHTNGGPNIVIKSAATTTPPPTFLASATAMNLPALGMELGEELP
- the LOC117315543 gene encoding glycine-rich cell wall structural protein 1-like isoform X2, which translates into the protein MNLILPIFLFFGVFLALCDYSDALRNTRTSRYDPRRSRLQAMRNPLARSALRARRPTSGSRRASQLRVMSRRRGGVNAATSIKNTKNSDTKHIKQTIIIAKTANIMSPIGTQNNDKTAISSRGSGGVQNSSPPRNLAISSTRNRILQAGNRRPFRRNNGQASPAASRAGSQMNGRLGASGRGVGSRGFGNRHPSSLGHQGSLGSRFGNSGGHGSSLGGHGGSHGGQGGQFGGNGGSMSGRGGSFGGNGGSTGGHGGSFGGNGGSLGGHGGSFGGNGGSTGGHGGSFGGNGGSLGGHGGSFGGNGGSLGGHGGSFGGNGASMGGHGGSFGGNGGSLGGHGGSFGGNGGPLGGRGGVENHGSNTGGHGVGSSSGIAHGGSHPSNHASPQNNFRSVQNNLGQSGSSSNFNIADMLLSGLGVASSSPNLLALMSSGTLNAGGGTNGMASNAATVPDLTGLFRGKEGATLLNSLVQNIIGNGGGMGVTAPSVMTGPTSLPMISHVGSGAQASKTVSAGGGQHAPIIIEAGSNIQVGFRHTNGGPNIVIKSAATTTPPPTFLASATAMNLPALGMELGEELP
- the LOC117315543 gene encoding glycine-rich cell wall structural protein 1-like isoform X4; the encoded protein is MNLILPIFLFFGVFLALCDYSDALRNTRTSRYDPRRSRLQAMRNPLARSALRARRPTSGSRRASQLRVMSRRRGGVNAATSIKNTKNSDTKHIKQTIIIAKTANIMSPIGTQNNDKTAISSRGSGGVQNSSPPRNLAISSTRNRILQAGNRRPFRRNNGQASPAASRAGSQMNGRLGASGRGVGSRGFGNRHPSSLGHQGSLGSRFGNSGGHGSSLGGHGGSHGGQGGQFGGNGGSMSGRGGSFGGNGGSTGGHGGSFGGNGGSLGGHGGSFGGNGGSLGGHGGSFGGNGASMGGHGGSFGGNGGSLGGHGGSFGGNGGPLGGRGGVENHGSNTGGHGVGSSSGIAHGGSHPSNHASPQNNFRSVQNNLGQSGSSSNFNIADMLLSGLGVASSSPNLLALMSSGTLNAGGGTNGMASNAATVPDLTGLFRGKEGATLLNSLVQNIIGNGGGMGVTAPSVMTGPTSLPMISHVGSGAQASKTVSAGGGQHAPIIIEAGSNIQVGFRHTNGGPNIVIKSAATTTPPPTFLASATAMNLPALGMELGEELP
- the LOC117315543 gene encoding glycine-rich cell wall structural protein 1-like isoform X1, whose product is MNLILPIFLFFGVFLALCDYSDALRNTRTSRYDPRRSRLQAMRNPLARSALRARRPTSGSRRASQLRVMSRRRGGVNAATSIKNTKNSDTKHIKQTIIIAKTANIMSPIGTQNNDKTAISSRGSGGVQNSSPPRNLAISSTRNRILQAGNRRPFRRNNGQASPAASRAGSQMNGRLGASGRGVGSRGFGNRHPSSLGHQGSLGSRFGNSGGHGSSLGGHGGSHGGQGGQFGGNGGSMSGRGGSFGGNGGSTGGHGGSFGGNGGSLGGHGGSFGGNGGSLGGHGGSFGGNGGSTGGHGGSFGGNGGSLGGHGGSFGGNGGSLGGHGGSFGGNGASMGGHGGSFGGNGGSLGGHGGSFGGNGGPLGGRGGVENHGSNTGGHGVGSSSGIAHGGSHPSNHASPQNNFRSVQNNLGQSGSSSNFNIADMLLSGLGVASSSPNLLALMSSGTLNAGGGTNGMASNAATVPDLTGLFRGKEGATLLNSLVQNIIGNGGGMGVTAPSVMTGPTSLPMISHVGSGAQASKTVSAGGGQHAPIIIEAGSNIQVGFRHTNGGPNIVIKSAATTTPPPTFLASATAMNLPALGMELGEELP